The following coding sequences are from one Anabas testudineus chromosome 16, fAnaTes1.2, whole genome shotgun sequence window:
- the LOC113170271 gene encoding pituitary tumor-transforming gene 1 protein-interacting protein translates to MSSFTTKSQKVTASAFLAAAVLCVSMVSPGECQTTPSPVTPCSAYKNCDTCVPHAKCLWCFTTNNCTEYPVSWLLPPNSVCMLSQARWGVCWLNFEALIIALAVLGGIILISITVCCCCCCCCKKRRSGPDRDEERFSRRREEIKQRAEDRKVERKARHDEIRRKYGLMGDSDHPYSKFENE, encoded by the exons ATGTCTTCTTTTACAACTAAGAGTCAGAAAGTGACCGCTTCGGCGTTTCTTGCTGCTGCCGTACTGTGTGTTAGCATGGTTAGCCCGGGGGAGTGCCAAACAACTCCGTCACCAGTAACTC cctGCTCTGCCTACAAAAACTGTGATACTTGTGTACCACACGCCAAG TGTCTGTGGTGCTTTACCACCAACAACTGCACAGAATACCCAGTGTCCTGGTTGCTGCCTCCAAACTCAGTGTGCATGTTGTCCCAGGCCCGATGGGGAGTGTGCTGGT TGAACTTTGAAGCCCTCATCATCGCTCTGGCTGTGCTGGGTGGAATCATCCTCATTAGCATCACcgtatgctgctgctgctgctgctgttgcaagAAACGTCGGTCAGG GCCTgacagagatgaggagagattttccaggaggagagaggagatcaAACAACGCGCTGAAGACCG GAAGGTGGAGAGAAAGGCACGGCACGATGAGATCCGCAGGAAGTATG GTCTGATGGGTGACTCGGACCACCCATACAGTAAGTTTGAGAACGAGTAA